One genomic region from Vespa crabro chromosome 16, iyVesCrab1.2, whole genome shotgun sequence encodes:
- the LOC124429713 gene encoding guanine nucleotide-releasing factor 2 isoform X5 translates to MMASTPKSDKHGESNEERSNGKARGGKLARRARSFKEDFLEKLSHMRSPGSGGTGAGGAESVVGGAGRASSPSSPRAPRDKNGVVGIGLGTGGTSSSSSGKDSNNAAGLEKNPLRDLHVHVRQVQLALLHFRDVVSKKKLEMLPGNGTVVLDTVTTIHTVLKSYLLYENSSTLGSATNQVYQALAQLLKLCDDVLLHGDQSSALDTENVTHIIGLVEEAVKNLVSLAHEKISNRQKPVSITINNRASGYGLELAPQRNSLPDIPLTPREREILEQTAANNSLVRSSHSSESILRDSSPPPKPPLPDRTNVCFSEENSSSGTPPPLPPKRRTRTQQLLDESESFLASSLDRVSLRSRSPEDSSSILSASAGSLDSALNHSRDEDEIRAIMGPNDESLNDSMDLSLIATIKSMQVNGTSNCACWDSSESSIPSTMLLGQQTPQEILNPFTGIDGKIERFSTQTHESGFVSMHSQRSSSQSYTTASSTTSKRSSQQSSISYSSQTFSTQQQSLYQQKFTSDSNGSVFMQKTMSSSKSTTDNMNITGSGDAVMLEKLKNEMESITISDANGIPPALPEKRSKRRRERQPSQYDNVPENEHLSTCSLHTSNGDSSDTNKPPPLPLKKKHMFQSVAYSVMAYMEMFGNCSHSNNDFISGLGTRHSVAAYNSMQAEWQQHEMALTTTQSCSFMAHTVTNLHDTTSVSISMTPSITEITNNSSLPPALPPKRSRSIKSNATPSIVSPKPTISMQSIHTSDSILSSTPVKIDEPSSYNDAFLDKKDVVSSTPVKLNITGTALDIALPTSRPASNALSSVSISDNTLELRDIDQDDNILEELDISKYLVFKKSDEEGPDIRGGHPDALLIHATKANKHDEKESDFLYQEAFLTTYRTFMQPLELIQKLHKRHQRFSCSPDVTKQRAAREAFSLLVRVVSDLTMSDLDDTLLQTLMEFVQQLVCSGDLTMAKALRVKILEKHAAKQLQYAQPILSSLSVTTKQASLLDFKSEQIAEQMTLLDADLFMKIEIPEVLIWAQEQNEERSPNLTRFTEHFNKMSYWARSRILEHRLENEAKDREKYVVKFIKIMKHLRKINNFNSYLALLSALDSAPIRRLEWQKHITEGLKEYCALIDSSSSFRAYRQALAETQPPCIPYIGLVLQDLTFVHIGNSDLLPDGTINFSKRWQQFNIVENMKRFKKGTYSFKKHDRIITFFNNFSDFLCEEAMWQISESIKPRGGKKVQLQN, encoded by the exons ATGATGGCTTCCACACCAAAATCTGACAAGCATGGAG aaAGCAACGAGGAACGTTCAAACGGAAAGGCGCGCGGCGGTAAGCTCGCGCGTCGAGCACGCTCCTTTAAGGAGGACTTTTTGGAGAAGCTTTCACACATGCGTTCTCCGGGTAGCGGTGGTACAGGGGCAGGCGGCGCAGAGAGCGTCGTAGGAGGAGCCGGCCGAGCAAGTTCACCTTCGTCGCCAAGAGCACCGCGTGATAAAAATGGAGTTGTTGGAATTGGACTTGGAACAGGTGGaacatcgtcgtcatcgtcaggaaaggatagtaataatgcaGCTGGTCTTGAAAAAAATCCTTTACGAGACTTGCATGTCCACGTGAGACAAGTACAGCTTGCTCTTCTGCATTTTCGAGATGTTgtctcgaaaaagaaattggaaatGTTGCCAGGTAATGGGACAGTGGTTCTCGACACTGTTACCACCATACACACGGTACTCAAGTCCTATCTTCTCTATGAAAatag TTCCACGCTAGGATCCGCAACCAATCAAGTTTATCAAGCACTCGCTCAGTTATTAAAGCTTTGCGACGATGTCTTGTTACACGGCGATCAATCTTCTGCTTTGGATACCGAAAATGTTACCCATATTATCGGTTTGGTCGAAGAAGCAGTTAAGAATTTGGTTTCCCTTGCTCATGAGAAGATTTCCAATCGACAGAAACCTGTTAGCATTACGATTAACAATCG TGCATCGGGTTATGGATTGGAACTTGCTCCTCAGAGGAACTCGCTGCCGGATATACCTTTAACACCTAGGGAAAGAGAGATCTTAGAACAGACCGCTGCCAACAATAGTCTTGTTCGAAGTTCTCATAGTTCTGAATCTATTTTAAGGGATTCGAGTCCACCACCAAAACCTCCTCTTCCTGATAG AACGAACGTATGCTTCTCCGAAGAAAATAGTTCGTCAGGTACACCACCACCTTTACCACCGAAAAGAAGAACCAGAACTCAACAATTGCTCGACGAGTCTGAGAGTTTCTTAGCATCTAGTCTCGATAGAGTTTCCTTGCGTAGTCGATCACCGGAAgactcttcttctattttaagTGCATCAGCTGGTAGTTTGGATTCTGCTTTAAATCATTCGCGTGACGAGGATGAAATTCGAGCGATCATGGGACCAAACGATGAGTCTCTCAATGATAGTATGGATCTCAGTCTTATAGCTACCATTAAAA GTATGCAAGTTAATGGGACCTCTAATTGTGCTTGTTGGGATAGTTCTGAAAGCAGTATACCAAGTACTATGTTACTAGGACAACAAACACCGCAAGAAATTCTTAATCCGTTCACCG GTATTgatggaaaaatagaaagattttCAACCCAAACACATGAATCCGGTTTTGTGTCGATGCATTCACAAAGAAGTTCTTCTCAAAGTTACACGACTGCTTCTAGTACAACTTCAAAAAGGTCATCGCAACAAAGCAGTATCAGTTATAGTTCCCAAACGTTTAGTACCCAACAACAATCTCTTTATCAACAAAAGTTTACATCTGATAGCAATGGTTCTGTTTTCATGCAAAAAACAATGAGCAGCTCTAAAAGTACCAcggataatatgaatataacgGGAAGTGGCGACGCCGTTAtgttagaaaaattgaaaaat GAAATGGAATCAATTACTATATCCGATGCTAATGGAATACCACCTGCATTACCAGAAAAACGATCTAAACGGAGAAGAGAACGTCAACCGTCGCAATACGACAATGTACCTGAAAATGAACATTTGTCTACTTGCAGTTTGCATACCAGTAACGGCGATAGTTCGGATACCAATAAACCACCACCTCTTCcgctgaaaaaaaaacata TGTTCCAATCAGTGGCATATTCTG TTATGGCATACATGGAGATGTTTGGAAATTGCTCTCACAGCAACAACGACTTCATTTCTGGCCTTGGAACTCGTCATTCTGTAGCAGCTTACAATTCCATGCAAGCAGAATGGCAGCAACATGAAATGGCACTCACTACGACTCAATCTTGTTCTTTTATGGCTCATACGGTAACTAACTTGCATGACACCACAAG cGTTTCTATATCTATGACTCCAAGCATTAcggaaataacaaataattctaGTCTTCCTCCGGCTTTACCACCAAAGAGATCACGATCTATCAAATCAAATGCTACACCTTCGATAGTTTCACCAAAGCCTACGATTAGTATGCAAAGCATACATACATCTGATTCAATTTTATCATCGACTCCTGTCAAAATTGATGAGCCGTCGTCATATAATGATGCTTttcttgataaaaaagatgttgTATCGTCAACTCCAGTAAAATTG aatatcaCCGGTACTGCATTAGACATAGCATTACCAACTTCCAGACCTGCAAGTAATGCTCTATCTTCTGTATCCATTAGCGATAACACTTTGGAATTAAGGGATATAGATCAGGATGATAATATATTGGAAGAATTAGATATCAGTAAATATTTAGTTTTTAAAAAGTCTGATGAAGAAGGACCCGATATACGTGGTGGACATCCTGATGCATTATTAATTCATGCTACCAAAGCAAATAAGCatg ACGAAAAGGAATCAG ACTTTTTATATCAGGAAGCTTTTCTGACAACATACAGAACATTTATGCAACCGCTTgaattaattcaaaaattaCATAAACGACATCAACGTTTTTCCTGTTCTCCAGATGTTACGAAGCAACGAGCAGCTCGAGAAGCTTTCTCCTTATTAGTTAGAGTAGTCAGTGATTTAAC TATGTCAGATCTTGACGATACCTTATTACAAACTTTAATGGAATTCGTACAGCAATTAGTATGCAGTGGTGATTTAACAATGGCTAAAGCTTTACGAgtgaaaatattagaaaagcaTGCCGCTAAACAATTACAATACGCACAAccaattttatcttctctcagTGTAACGACGAAACAAGCATCACTTTTAGATTTTAAAAGCGAACAAATCGCAGAACAAATGACTTTATTAGATGcagatttatttatgaaaattgaaattccTGAGGTATTAATTTGGGCTCAGGAacaaaatgaagagagaagtCCAAATCTTACAAGATTCACagaacattttaataaaatgtcatATTGGGCTAGATCCAGGATATTAGAGCATAGATTGGAGAACGAAGCtaaggatagagaaaaatatgttgtcaagttcattaaaataatgaaacatcttagaaaaataaataattttaatagttatcTTGCCTTGCTTTCTGCATTAGACAGTGCACCAATTAGAAGACTTGAATGGCAGAAGCATATTACGGAAGGTTTGAAGGAATATTGTGCTCTTATCGATAGTTCAAGCAGTTTTCGAGCATACAGGCAAGCTTTAGCAGAAACTCAACCACCATGCATCCCATATAT TGGGCTTGTGTTACAAGACCTTACATTTGTGCATATTGGAAACAGTGATTTGTTACCGGACGGTACtatcaatttttctaaaagatggcaacaatttaatattgttgAAAATATGAAGAGATTCAAAAAAGG tACATACTCCTTCAAGAAACACGATCGTATTATTACGTTCTTCAACAACTTCAGTGATTTCCTCTGTGAGGAAGCAATGTGGCAAATTTCTGAAAGTATTAAGCCACGTGGTGGAAAGAAAGTTCAATTGCAAAACTAG
- the LOC124429713 gene encoding guanine nucleotide-releasing factor 2 isoform X3, producing the protein MPQYDESFLDSPIFRRRVRTYFVQKKSSTKSRSFKNTSVPLLLAVTDLNNDFSDSLSICSTQESNEERSNGKARGGKLARRARSFKEDFLEKLSHMRSPGSGGTGAGGAESVVGGAGRASSPSSPRAPRDKNGVVGIGLGTGGTSSSSSGKDSNNAAGLEKNPLRDLHVHVRQVQLALLHFRDVVSKKKLEMLPGNGTVVLDTVTTIHTVLKSYLLYENSSTLGSATNQVYQALAQLLKLCDDVLLHGDQSSALDTENVTHIIGLVEEAVKNLVSLAHEKISNRQKPVSITINNRASGYGLELAPQRNSLPDIPLTPREREILEQTAANNSLVRSSHSSESILRDSSPPPKPPLPDRTNVCFSEENSSSGTPPPLPPKRRTRTQQLLDESESFLASSLDRVSLRSRSPEDSSSILSASAGSLDSALNHSRDEDEIRAIMGPNDESLNDSMDLSLIATIKSMQVNGTSNCACWDSSESSIPSTMLLGQQTPQEILNPFTGIDGKIERFSTQTHESGFVSMHSQRSSSQSYTTASSTTSKRSSQQSSISYSSQTFSTQQQSLYQQKFTSDSNGSVFMQKTMSSSKSTTDNMNITGSGDAVMLEKLKNEMESITISDANGIPPALPEKRSKRRRERQPSQYDNVPENEHLSTCSLHTSNGDSSDTNKPPPLPLKKKHIMAYMEMFGNCSHSNNDFISGLGTRHSVAAYNSMQAEWQQHEMALTTTQSCSFMAHTVTNLHDTTSVSISMTPSITEITNNSSLPPALPPKRSRSIKSNATPSIVSPKPTISMQSIHTSDSILSSTPVKIDEPSSYNDAFLDKKDVVSSTPVKLNITGTALDIALPTSRPASNALSSVSISDNTLELRDIDQDDNILEELDISKYLVFKKSDEEGPDIRGGHPDALLIHATKANKHDEKESDFLYQEAFLTTYRTFMQPLELIQKLHKRHQRFSCSPDVTKQRAAREAFSLLVRVVSDLTMSDLDDTLLQTLMEFVQQLVCSGDLTMAKALRVKILEKHAAKQLQYAQPILSSLSVTTKQASLLDFKSEQIAEQMTLLDADLFMKIEIPEVLIWAQEQNEERSPNLTRFTEHFNKMSYWARSRILEHRLENEAKDREKYVVKFIKIMKHLRKINNFNSYLALLSALDSAPIRRLEWQKHITEGLKEYCALIDSSSSFRAYRQALAETQPPCIPYIGLVLQDLTFVHIGNSDLLPDGTINFSKRWQQFNIVENMKRFKKGTYSFKKHDRIITFFNNFSDFLCEEAMWQISESIKPRGGKKVQLQN; encoded by the exons ATGCCACAATATGATGAATCTTTTCTTGATTCGCCAATCTTCAGACGACGTGTACGAACTTATTTCGTACAAAAGAAATCCTCGACGAAATCAAGATCGTTCAAGAATACGTCTGTACCTTTGTTGTTGGCCGTGACCGATCTCAATAACGATTTCTCTGATTCGCTTTCGATCTGCAGTACGCAAG aaAGCAACGAGGAACGTTCAAACGGAAAGGCGCGCGGCGGTAAGCTCGCGCGTCGAGCACGCTCCTTTAAGGAGGACTTTTTGGAGAAGCTTTCACACATGCGTTCTCCGGGTAGCGGTGGTACAGGGGCAGGCGGCGCAGAGAGCGTCGTAGGAGGAGCCGGCCGAGCAAGTTCACCTTCGTCGCCAAGAGCACCGCGTGATAAAAATGGAGTTGTTGGAATTGGACTTGGAACAGGTGGaacatcgtcgtcatcgtcaggaaaggatagtaataatgcaGCTGGTCTTGAAAAAAATCCTTTACGAGACTTGCATGTCCACGTGAGACAAGTACAGCTTGCTCTTCTGCATTTTCGAGATGTTgtctcgaaaaagaaattggaaatGTTGCCAGGTAATGGGACAGTGGTTCTCGACACTGTTACCACCATACACACGGTACTCAAGTCCTATCTTCTCTATGAAAatag TTCCACGCTAGGATCCGCAACCAATCAAGTTTATCAAGCACTCGCTCAGTTATTAAAGCTTTGCGACGATGTCTTGTTACACGGCGATCAATCTTCTGCTTTGGATACCGAAAATGTTACCCATATTATCGGTTTGGTCGAAGAAGCAGTTAAGAATTTGGTTTCCCTTGCTCATGAGAAGATTTCCAATCGACAGAAACCTGTTAGCATTACGATTAACAATCG TGCATCGGGTTATGGATTGGAACTTGCTCCTCAGAGGAACTCGCTGCCGGATATACCTTTAACACCTAGGGAAAGAGAGATCTTAGAACAGACCGCTGCCAACAATAGTCTTGTTCGAAGTTCTCATAGTTCTGAATCTATTTTAAGGGATTCGAGTCCACCACCAAAACCTCCTCTTCCTGATAG AACGAACGTATGCTTCTCCGAAGAAAATAGTTCGTCAGGTACACCACCACCTTTACCACCGAAAAGAAGAACCAGAACTCAACAATTGCTCGACGAGTCTGAGAGTTTCTTAGCATCTAGTCTCGATAGAGTTTCCTTGCGTAGTCGATCACCGGAAgactcttcttctattttaagTGCATCAGCTGGTAGTTTGGATTCTGCTTTAAATCATTCGCGTGACGAGGATGAAATTCGAGCGATCATGGGACCAAACGATGAGTCTCTCAATGATAGTATGGATCTCAGTCTTATAGCTACCATTAAAA GTATGCAAGTTAATGGGACCTCTAATTGTGCTTGTTGGGATAGTTCTGAAAGCAGTATACCAAGTACTATGTTACTAGGACAACAAACACCGCAAGAAATTCTTAATCCGTTCACCG GTATTgatggaaaaatagaaagattttCAACCCAAACACATGAATCCGGTTTTGTGTCGATGCATTCACAAAGAAGTTCTTCTCAAAGTTACACGACTGCTTCTAGTACAACTTCAAAAAGGTCATCGCAACAAAGCAGTATCAGTTATAGTTCCCAAACGTTTAGTACCCAACAACAATCTCTTTATCAACAAAAGTTTACATCTGATAGCAATGGTTCTGTTTTCATGCAAAAAACAATGAGCAGCTCTAAAAGTACCAcggataatatgaatataacgGGAAGTGGCGACGCCGTTAtgttagaaaaattgaaaaat GAAATGGAATCAATTACTATATCCGATGCTAATGGAATACCACCTGCATTACCAGAAAAACGATCTAAACGGAGAAGAGAACGTCAACCGTCGCAATACGACAATGTACCTGAAAATGAACATTTGTCTACTTGCAGTTTGCATACCAGTAACGGCGATAGTTCGGATACCAATAAACCACCACCTCTTCcgctgaaaaaaaaacata TTATGGCATACATGGAGATGTTTGGAAATTGCTCTCACAGCAACAACGACTTCATTTCTGGCCTTGGAACTCGTCATTCTGTAGCAGCTTACAATTCCATGCAAGCAGAATGGCAGCAACATGAAATGGCACTCACTACGACTCAATCTTGTTCTTTTATGGCTCATACGGTAACTAACTTGCATGACACCACAAG cGTTTCTATATCTATGACTCCAAGCATTAcggaaataacaaataattctaGTCTTCCTCCGGCTTTACCACCAAAGAGATCACGATCTATCAAATCAAATGCTACACCTTCGATAGTTTCACCAAAGCCTACGATTAGTATGCAAAGCATACATACATCTGATTCAATTTTATCATCGACTCCTGTCAAAATTGATGAGCCGTCGTCATATAATGATGCTTttcttgataaaaaagatgttgTATCGTCAACTCCAGTAAAATTG aatatcaCCGGTACTGCATTAGACATAGCATTACCAACTTCCAGACCTGCAAGTAATGCTCTATCTTCTGTATCCATTAGCGATAACACTTTGGAATTAAGGGATATAGATCAGGATGATAATATATTGGAAGAATTAGATATCAGTAAATATTTAGTTTTTAAAAAGTCTGATGAAGAAGGACCCGATATACGTGGTGGACATCCTGATGCATTATTAATTCATGCTACCAAAGCAAATAAGCatg ACGAAAAGGAATCAG ACTTTTTATATCAGGAAGCTTTTCTGACAACATACAGAACATTTATGCAACCGCTTgaattaattcaaaaattaCATAAACGACATCAACGTTTTTCCTGTTCTCCAGATGTTACGAAGCAACGAGCAGCTCGAGAAGCTTTCTCCTTATTAGTTAGAGTAGTCAGTGATTTAAC TATGTCAGATCTTGACGATACCTTATTACAAACTTTAATGGAATTCGTACAGCAATTAGTATGCAGTGGTGATTTAACAATGGCTAAAGCTTTACGAgtgaaaatattagaaaagcaTGCCGCTAAACAATTACAATACGCACAAccaattttatcttctctcagTGTAACGACGAAACAAGCATCACTTTTAGATTTTAAAAGCGAACAAATCGCAGAACAAATGACTTTATTAGATGcagatttatttatgaaaattgaaattccTGAGGTATTAATTTGGGCTCAGGAacaaaatgaagagagaagtCCAAATCTTACAAGATTCACagaacattttaataaaatgtcatATTGGGCTAGATCCAGGATATTAGAGCATAGATTGGAGAACGAAGCtaaggatagagaaaaatatgttgtcaagttcattaaaataatgaaacatcttagaaaaataaataattttaatagttatcTTGCCTTGCTTTCTGCATTAGACAGTGCACCAATTAGAAGACTTGAATGGCAGAAGCATATTACGGAAGGTTTGAAGGAATATTGTGCTCTTATCGATAGTTCAAGCAGTTTTCGAGCATACAGGCAAGCTTTAGCAGAAACTCAACCACCATGCATCCCATATAT TGGGCTTGTGTTACAAGACCTTACATTTGTGCATATTGGAAACAGTGATTTGTTACCGGACGGTACtatcaatttttctaaaagatggcaacaatttaatattgttgAAAATATGAAGAGATTCAAAAAAGG tACATACTCCTTCAAGAAACACGATCGTATTATTACGTTCTTCAACAACTTCAGTGATTTCCTCTGTGAGGAAGCAATGTGGCAAATTTCTGAAAGTATTAAGCCACGTGGTGGAAAGAAAGTTCAATTGCAAAACTAG